A single window of Candidatus Kapaibacterium thiocyanatum DNA harbors:
- a CDS encoding phosphoribosylamine--glycine ligase, whose protein sequence is MLLLGSGGREHALARALRNSATCAELWCAPGNPGTSHIATNVDLSIADHGAVIEWCKANGITLVVVGPEQPLEAGIADALKNAGIDVFGPSASAARIESSKGFAKDFMARHGIPTASYRRFDIAERDAALAYVAAHPLPVVVKADGLAAGKGVVVATTTGEAEAAVQEMFGGTFGTSGASIVVESFLEGEEASLFAITDGERYVVLASAQDHKRIGDGDTGKNTGGMGSYAPAPLVTDGVLSWAEEHIIRRAIDGMKADGHPFVGCLYAGLMVKPDGTSNVVEFNCRFGDPETQTVMTIVDGDVAALFAGAARGALDSTHIRNVADGCACTVVLASGGYPDAFDKGMVVSGLDEAAALENVIVYHAGTREQDGSIVTSGGRVFGVTARGATLSEARDRAYEAVDLIQYTNRYFRHDIAMKGINRSKEQE, encoded by the coding sequence ATCCTTCTTCTTGGTTCCGGTGGACGTGAGCATGCTCTTGCCCGTGCACTGAGGAATTCCGCTACCTGTGCGGAATTGTGGTGCGCACCGGGCAATCCCGGTACGTCGCACATCGCCACCAACGTCGATCTGTCCATCGCCGATCATGGGGCCGTCATCGAATGGTGCAAGGCCAACGGTATCACGCTCGTCGTCGTCGGTCCCGAGCAACCGCTCGAAGCGGGCATCGCGGATGCATTGAAGAATGCAGGTATCGATGTCTTCGGACCTTCCGCGTCCGCGGCCCGCATCGAATCGTCGAAGGGTTTCGCGAAGGACTTCATGGCGAGACACGGCATTCCCACGGCGAGCTATCGTCGGTTCGACATCGCCGAGCGGGATGCCGCACTGGCCTACGTGGCGGCTCATCCGCTGCCTGTCGTCGTCAAGGCCGATGGCCTTGCGGCGGGGAAGGGCGTCGTGGTCGCCACCACGACCGGCGAAGCCGAAGCGGCCGTGCAGGAGATGTTCGGAGGTACGTTCGGAACCAGTGGCGCATCCATCGTCGTCGAATCCTTCCTCGAAGGCGAGGAAGCCAGTCTGTTCGCCATCACCGATGGCGAACGATACGTCGTTCTCGCATCGGCACAGGATCATAAGCGCATCGGTGACGGCGACACCGGCAAGAACACGGGTGGGATGGGGTCGTACGCACCGGCTCCGCTCGTGACGGACGGTGTCCTGTCGTGGGCCGAAGAGCATATCATCAGGAGGGCCATCGACGGAATGAAGGCGGATGGACATCCCTTCGTAGGATGTCTCTATGCGGGACTCATGGTGAAGCCCGACGGTACGTCGAACGTCGTGGAATTCAACTGCCGGTTCGGAGACCCCGAAACGCAGACCGTCATGACCATCGTCGACGGCGACGTCGCTGCGTTGTTCGCCGGAGCTGCGCGCGGTGCCCTCGATTCCACGCATATCCGCAATGTCGCCGACGGCTGTGCCTGTACCGTCGTTCTCGCCTCGGGGGGATATCCCGATGCCTTCGACAAGGGCATGGTCGTGTCGGGTCTGGACGAGGCCGCTGCACTCGAGAACGTCATCGTCTATCATGCCGGTACACGCGAACAGGACGGTTCGATCGTCACCAGCGGTGGCCGGGTCTTCGGTGTGACGGCCAGGGGAGCGACGCTCAGCGAAGCCCGCGACCGCGCATACGAAGCCGTCGACCTGATCCAGTACACCAACCGGTATTTCAGACACGACATCGCCATGAAGGGCATCAATCGCAGCAAGGAACAGGAATGA
- a CDS encoding alanine--tRNA ligase yields the protein MTSQEIRQSFLDFFAARGHRVVPSAPVIPHGDPTLLFTNAGMNQFKDVFLGTGKRDYSRAVDTQKCIRVSGKHNDLEEVGYDTYHHTFFEMLGNWSFGDYYKEEALSWSWELLTEVWKLPKERLHATVYRTDDEAYEIWKRFLPESQIHRFDEKDNFWEMGDTGPCGPCSEIHFDRTPDCTGGPLVNAGVQEVIEIWNNVFIQYNRRADGSLEELASKHVDTGMGFERVTAVMQGKMSNYDTDVFQPLIGYTSALCGRPYRTELDDADGVAMRVIADHVRTLSFAIADGAIPGNEGRGYVLRRILRRAARYARNLGMTEPVLYKHVGILCDTMGDVFPELVKQRSMIERVMKAEEESFLATLERGLVRFEALANEHAGTIPGWDAFELYDTYGFPLDLTQLLARERGMDVDVAGYETQLEEQRARSRAARKSHVQEVTSSTIDAVSHFTGYEHDVEEAKVLYVEDNRIVLDATPFYVEMGGQVGDTGTIVVGGAEYRVEDVRKSGDAIVHVCEVQVDAAVGDTALAKLDAGRRRDIAREHSATHILHEALRRVLGSHVQQAGSLVAPDHLRFDFSHFERVHPDELDSIERMVNEKIFESIGIYTEELSIEKARTIPNVKMFFGDKYGDKVRVVFIDEKFSVELCGGTHVRNTSEIGLFKIVSESSVASGIRRIEAIAGRTIPSWLKDQQALARVHERERDDLQDRIRQLERELASLRTAELANAIPSIIAGAQSLDGFRVATGTVAAEDPEQLKSLGDELRSALKTQGVGVLASVNDDKVQLVCVVTDDLVPRIKAGAIVGAIAKELGGGGGGKPHMATAGGRDVAGLPAVMERIPSIITQTIS from the coding sequence ATGACCTCCCAAGAGATCCGCCAGTCCTTCCTCGACTTTTTCGCCGCACGAGGCCATCGCGTCGTGCCGTCGGCGCCCGTGATTCCACATGGCGATCCTACGCTGCTGTTCACCAATGCGGGCATGAATCAGTTCAAGGATGTCTTCCTCGGTACCGGCAAACGCGACTACAGCCGTGCCGTCGATACGCAGAAGTGCATTCGCGTCTCCGGCAAGCACAACGACCTCGAAGAGGTGGGGTACGATACGTATCACCACACGTTCTTCGAGATGCTCGGCAACTGGAGCTTCGGTGACTACTACAAGGAAGAGGCACTGTCCTGGTCCTGGGAGCTGCTCACGGAAGTGTGGAAGCTGCCGAAGGAACGCCTCCATGCCACGGTCTACCGTACGGACGACGAAGCCTATGAAATCTGGAAGCGATTCCTTCCCGAATCGCAGATCCATCGGTTCGACGAGAAGGACAACTTCTGGGAGATGGGCGATACGGGGCCTTGCGGACCGTGTTCCGAAATCCATTTCGACCGCACGCCCGACTGTACGGGCGGCCCGCTCGTGAACGCCGGTGTCCAGGAAGTCATCGAAATCTGGAACAACGTCTTCATCCAGTACAACCGTCGTGCCGACGGTTCGCTGGAAGAACTGGCCTCCAAGCACGTGGACACGGGGATGGGCTTCGAGCGCGTCACGGCAGTGATGCAGGGCAAGATGTCGAACTACGATACCGATGTCTTCCAGCCGCTCATCGGCTATACGTCGGCCCTGTGCGGACGTCCCTATCGTACCGAACTCGACGATGCGGACGGGGTGGCCATGCGTGTCATCGCCGATCACGTCCGTACGCTTTCCTTCGCCATCGCCGATGGCGCCATTCCGGGTAATGAAGGCAGGGGATACGTCCTGCGTCGCATCCTGCGCCGTGCGGCGCGATATGCACGGAATCTCGGAATGACGGAGCCGGTGCTCTACAAGCACGTCGGTATCCTCTGCGACACGATGGGCGACGTGTTTCCCGAGCTCGTGAAGCAGCGGTCGATGATCGAACGCGTGATGAAGGCGGAAGAGGAATCCTTTCTCGCCACGCTCGAACGCGGCCTCGTGCGCTTCGAAGCGCTGGCGAACGAACATGCCGGTACGATTCCGGGTTGGGATGCATTCGAACTGTACGACACCTATGGCTTCCCGCTGGACCTCACGCAGCTTCTCGCCCGTGAGCGCGGAATGGACGTCGACGTCGCCGGGTATGAAACGCAACTCGAAGAGCAACGCGCACGTTCGCGTGCGGCACGAAAATCCCATGTCCAGGAAGTGACGTCGTCGACCATCGACGCCGTGTCACATTTCACTGGCTACGAGCACGATGTGGAAGAGGCGAAGGTGCTCTATGTCGAGGACAATCGCATCGTCCTCGACGCGACACCGTTCTACGTCGAAATGGGTGGTCAGGTCGGCGACACCGGAACCATCGTCGTCGGTGGTGCGGAGTATCGGGTCGAGGATGTACGCAAGAGCGGCGATGCCATCGTCCATGTCTGCGAAGTGCAGGTCGACGCTGCCGTAGGAGATACGGCATTGGCGAAGCTGGACGCCGGCCGTCGCCGGGACATCGCACGAGAGCATTCGGCCACGCACATCCTGCACGAGGCGCTTCGCCGCGTTCTGGGGTCGCATGTCCAGCAGGCAGGATCGCTCGTCGCTCCCGATCATCTGCGCTTCGACTTCTCGCATTTCGAACGGGTCCATCCCGACGAGCTCGATTCCATCGAGCGGATGGTGAACGAAAAGATCTTTGAAAGCATAGGCATCTATACCGAAGAACTTTCGATCGAGAAAGCACGCACCATCCCGAACGTGAAGATGTTCTTCGGTGACAAGTACGGTGACAAGGTACGCGTCGTCTTCATCGACGAGAAGTTCTCCGTCGAGTTGTGCGGTGGCACGCACGTACGTAACACCAGCGAGATCGGACTCTTCAAGATCGTCAGCGAAAGCAGCGTGGCCAGCGGCATCCGTCGTATCGAAGCCATCGCCGGACGCACCATACCGTCGTGGCTCAAGGACCAGCAGGCTCTGGCCCGCGTCCATGAACGCGAACGCGACGACCTGCAGGATCGCATCCGGCAACTGGAACGGGAGCTCGCTTCGCTCCGCACGGCTGAACTCGCCAATGCCATTCCGTCGATCATCGCCGGGGCGCAGTCGCTGGACGGCTTCCGCGTCGCGACCGGTACGGTCGCTGCAGAGGATCCGGAACAACTGAAGTCGCTCGGCGACGAGTTGCGTTCGGCACTCAAGACGCAGGGCGTCGGTGTCCTGGCCAGCGTCAACGACGACAAGGTCCAGCTCGTCTGCGTCGTGACCGACGATCTCGTTCCACGCATCAAGGCAGGTGCCATCGTCGGAGCGATCGCGAAGGAACTCGGCGGCGGCGGCGGCGGCAAACCTCATATGGCTACGGCCGGTGGACGTGATGTGGCAGGACTTCCGGCAGTGATGGAGCGCATACCGTCGATCATTACACAGACCATTTCTTGA
- a CDS encoding protoheme IX farnesyltransferase, with amino-acid sequence MSTHDHDIAAGVLPATDAVMEKTASDGILRQYYELTKPGISQMVALSTLAGYYLAIPTDVMTAVRSMDSWLHFGATMVGTLAISSGSCVMNHVMEREHDARMKRTSTRPLPSGRITAGAATVFGMALTIVGAALLWNVNMLTFLLAVATWAFYLAVYTPMKRTSSLALLVGGIPGALPFAGGWTAVRGTMDAPAWVLFAILFFWQMPHFLALSWMYRNDYREGGFVLRALQDDSGKVLGVQMTLYSVCMLVSILFPTILGVTGWLYAAGASLLGLWLTAESVRFVRIGDHAAARRVLLTSYAVLMGVLFLMFLDKA; translated from the coding sequence ATGTCGACGCACGACCACGATATCGCCGCCGGAGTGTTACCTGCAACGGACGCCGTCATGGAAAAGACGGCATCCGATGGAATACTGCGGCAGTACTACGAGCTGACCAAGCCCGGCATCAGCCAGATGGTGGCGTTGTCGACGCTCGCGGGCTACTACCTGGCGATACCGACGGATGTGATGACGGCGGTGCGTTCCATGGATTCGTGGCTGCACTTCGGTGCCACGATGGTCGGCACGCTCGCCATCAGCAGCGGAAGCTGCGTGATGAATCACGTGATGGAACGCGAGCACGATGCGCGGATGAAGAGAACGTCCACGCGACCGCTTCCCAGCGGACGTATCACGGCAGGGGCGGCGACGGTCTTCGGAATGGCTCTCACCATCGTCGGTGCGGCCCTCCTGTGGAACGTCAACATGCTGACCTTCCTGCTCGCTGTGGCCACGTGGGCCTTCTATCTCGCGGTCTATACGCCGATGAAGCGGACGTCGTCGCTGGCCCTTCTCGTAGGAGGCATTCCTGGCGCACTGCCCTTCGCAGGTGGTTGGACGGCCGTACGGGGAACGATGGACGCTCCTGCATGGGTGCTCTTCGCAATCCTCTTCTTCTGGCAGATGCCGCACTTCCTGGCGCTGTCGTGGATGTATCGCAACGACTATCGCGAAGGCGGTTTCGTCCTTCGCGCATTGCAGGACGACAGCGGGAAGGTACTCGGTGTGCAGATGACGCTCTACAGCGTCTGCATGCTCGTATCCATCCTGTTCCCGACCATTCTCGGTGTCACGGGCTGGCTCTATGCGGCCGGGGCATCGCTACTGGGACTATGGCTTACGGCCGAATCGGTGCGCTTCGTGCGTATTGGTGATCATGCGGCGGCGCGACGTGTCCTGTTGACGTCCTATGCCGTTCTCATGGGCGTGCTGTTCCTCATGTTCCTCGACAAAGCATAA
- a CDS encoding cytochrome c oxidase subunit I, translating into MSTATLHAPESASEEHGHEHHALPWYRQYLFSTDHKVIAKQFMLVSLFFLFVGGAFALFIRWQIAYPGKPVPVIGSILPDTWVTEPASGVITPEFYAQLLSMHGTIMIFFVIIPLAVGMFGNFCIPLMIGTDDMALPRLNMWSFWLMPPAGLIMMAGFFTETGYGGAGWTSYPPLSAVTTLPPMVLSGQTLWLISLFLVGFSSIMGAVNYVTTVLNKRAKGMKLFDMPLTVWGIFITAIIVTLGTPVLASGLAMLFMDNFFKTSFFLPDHLVTASSHGFNVGTGQPILWQHIFWFYSHPAVYIMILPLMGIVSDVLSTFSRKPIYGYKAMVFAIGGIAFLGFIVWGHHMFQSGMNPLLGTTFMLSTIVIAVPSSIKVFNWLGTLWRGNIKFSTAMLNALAFVSMFIIGGLSGIFMASAPVDIYIHDTYFIVAHIHYVLFGGSLFGIFAGIYYWYPKMFGKMLNESWGRKHFYWTFITFNFTFFPMHILGVGGHMRRIYDPNVYDFLKGLAGVNEFITISAIALGFSQLILIFNILYSLKFGKKAPRNPWRANSLEWAAPAHPGHGNFDRDITVYRGPYEYSAAGRELDYWPQWEPGKSVSVHHHTIVVDDQSENNVFGAH; encoded by the coding sequence ATGAGCACAGCAACACTACACGCGCCCGAGTCCGCCTCCGAGGAGCACGGACATGAGCACCATGCGCTCCCGTGGTACAGGCAGTATCTGTTTTCGACGGACCACAAGGTCATCGCGAAGCAGTTCATGCTCGTATCGCTGTTCTTCCTCTTCGTAGGCGGGGCCTTCGCGCTGTTCATTCGCTGGCAGATCGCCTATCCGGGCAAGCCCGTTCCCGTGATCGGCTCCATCCTGCCGGATACGTGGGTGACGGAACCGGCGAGCGGCGTCATCACGCCCGAGTTCTACGCCCAGTTGCTGTCCATGCACGGCACGATCATGATCTTCTTCGTCATCATCCCGCTCGCGGTCGGGATGTTCGGCAACTTCTGCATACCGCTGATGATCGGTACGGACGATATGGCGCTGCCGCGACTCAACATGTGGTCGTTCTGGCTGATGCCGCCCGCCGGTCTCATCATGATGGCCGGATTCTTCACCGAAACCGGATACGGCGGGGCGGGGTGGACGTCCTATCCACCATTGTCGGCCGTCACGACGCTGCCACCGATGGTGTTGAGCGGACAGACCCTCTGGTTGATATCGCTCTTCCTCGTCGGTTTCTCGTCCATCATGGGCGCCGTCAACTACGTCACGACGGTCCTGAACAAGCGCGCCAAGGGAATGAAGCTGTTCGACATGCCGCTGACGGTATGGGGTATCTTCATCACGGCCATCATCGTCACGCTCGGAACGCCCGTTCTCGCGAGCGGTCTGGCGATGCTGTTCATGGACAACTTCTTCAAGACGAGCTTCTTCCTGCCCGACCACCTCGTGACGGCTTCGTCCCACGGCTTCAACGTCGGTACGGGCCAGCCCATCCTGTGGCAGCACATCTTCTGGTTCTACTCGCACCCTGCCGTCTACATCATGATCCTGCCCCTCATGGGCATCGTGAGTGACGTGCTGTCGACCTTCTCGCGCAAGCCGATCTACGGATACAAGGCAATGGTGTTCGCCATCGGAGGCATCGCCTTCCTCGGCTTCATCGTCTGGGGGCACCACATGTTCCAGTCGGGCATGAATCCGCTCCTCGGTACGACGTTCATGCTCTCGACCATCGTCATCGCCGTTCCGTCGTCCATCAAGGTCTTCAACTGGCTGGGTACGCTCTGGCGTGGTAACATCAAGTTCTCGACGGCCATGCTCAACGCCCTGGCCTTCGTCTCGATGTTCATCATCGGCGGTCTCTCGGGGATATTCATGGCCTCGGCACCCGTCGACATCTACATCCACGATACGTACTTCATCGTGGCCCACATCCACTACGTGCTCTTCGGCGGATCGCTCTTCGGCATCTTCGCCGGTATCTACTACTGGTATCCGAAGATGTTCGGCAAGATGCTGAACGAGTCATGGGGACGGAAGCACTTCTACTGGACGTTCATCACGTTCAACTTCACGTTCTTCCCGATGCACATTCTCGGCGTGGGCGGTCACATGCGCCGTATCTACGATCCGAATGTCTACGACTTCCTCAAGGGTCTGGCTGGCGTGAACGAATTCATCACGATTTCGGCCATCGCCCTCGGCTTCTCCCAGCTCATCCTGATCTTCAACATCCTCTACTCGCTCAAGTTCGGCAAGAAGGCCCCGCGCAATCCGTGGCGCGCCAACTCGCTCGAATGGGCAGCTCCGGCACATCCCGGCCACGGCAACTTCGATCGCGACATCACGGTGTATCGCGGACCGTACGAGTACAGCGCCGCGGGCCGCGAGCTGGATTACTGGCCGCAGTGGGAGCCGGGCAAGTCGGTATCGGTGCATCACCATACCATCGTAGTGGACGACCAATCCGAGAACAACGTCTTCGGAGCGCACTGA